The genomic window AACCTCAAGGGACGTGTCGGGGAGTACATGAAGGAGGACCACAAAGGCACGATATCCGACGCGGTCGAGGAGTTCATCGGACTCCATCCCAGCACATGGACCCTTGTGGAGCGCACCAACGCAACAATATTGCGCCTTGCCCAGATAGGGAACTGCATCCTTGTTGGCAGGGGAGCCAACATGGTCACGCGTGACCTGCCGAATGTCTTCCATGTGCGCCTTGTCGGGTCCTTCGAGAGGAGGGTCGAGCGGGCGCGGGAGGTCTTCGGTTATGATCTCAAGACGGCGACCAATTATATAAAGAAGAAAGACCAGGGCCGCAAGCGGTACCTGAGGGACAACTTCGACGCCGACATCGACGACGCGCTCCTTTACGACATCGTCATCAACACGGACCGCGTGAGGTACGAAGAGGCGGCCCGGATAATAGGCGACGAGGTGATACGACGCTTCGACCTCGCCACCCCCGCCAAGGTGGCCATGAGCACCATAAGCCAGGCGGTTTTCTAGAGACGAGGGGACGAAGAGACTGCATCTCACGCCCGCTCGGCCCGTTGGGCCTTGCTCGAGGGCGCAGAGGTTATAGAGAAAGCACGCAGAGAAGAGACGCGGCCAGACCCCGGCTCCCGCCAGGATCTGGCCGTATTTGCATCCCGTCTGCGACGGGAGGGAAAAAGAGACTTTTGACTCCAGATGGGAGTCTGAGGGGGCAGGATAAGAAGGTGTGGGGGGGTTAAGTAGTATGGGACCTATAGGACATAGAGGACCTATGACTACGGGGGGAATGAGAGGAGATGACTTTTTCAGGATAAGGAAAAACACTATTTCTTTCTCTCCCGCCGGCACGGCGGGACGAGAAGGCCGCCGGATCTTGGGAGGCTCCGAGATCCGGCGGCAGTCTTTTCTCTCTTTTTGTCTCTCTTTGCGATCTCAGCGACCTCGAGCGAAGCGGGCGAGAGATAAAGTCTTTTCTGGGGCTTCAGCTACCGCTCTTGCCGTGCTTCGATGAGGCGGGCGAAGTTGGTCAGGACGCGGGCCGCATGAGGGGTTTCGACAACTGCCGCCAAGAGGTCCGTCACGTTCACGCCTGTCGCTTCGAGGTCCCGGGCGTCCCCGGTTATGTATGATCTCATGATATCAGCCGTATATTCCGGGTGGAACTGCACTCCCCAGGCGTTGTGGAGCCTGAAGGCGTGGTTAGGTTCATGCGAGTTGCCCGCGAGCCGGATGGCCCCCGGGGGGAGGCGAAGGACTGACTGGGAATGGGTGGCGTGGACGGGGAAGGTCTCGGGAAGGGACGCGAACAGCGGATCGTTGGCGCAGGAGGGAAGCAGGTGTACGGGGACAGTGCCGAATTCCTTCCCGGCAGGATGATAGCCGGCCTCGCCGCCCGCGGCCCTGGCGAGAAGCTGGTGACCGTAACAGATCCCCAGTAAGGGAATGCCGGCCCGGATGACAGAGGGTATCCACTTCTCCACTGTCAGGCTCCACGGGGGATCATCGGTTATCATTGAATGAGACCCTGTGACAATGATCCCGGCAGACTTTGCCGGATGGGGTAGTTCGGCGCCAGCTTCGGCGTTGACGACACGGACCTCCACCGTCGCCAGCCGCAGCCCGTCTGCGATCCAACTTTCAAAATCACCGAACCTGGCGGCTATGGCGGGATGGGTGCTGCCGACCTTTATGATGTGGAGAAGGAATGACATCGGAGAAATAGTATTCCCGCCAGGCTTTCACGTCAAGACAAAGATGGGAAGCGATGCCCTGAAGATCTGGATACGGCAGGCCCGCCGCGAAGGTGTCTGAGACCTTTTCATGATAGCAGTAGGTTAACCCCCCTGCTCAAGTAGGATGTCAACAGGGGTGAGCAGGGGGGTATCGGAGGTCCAGCGATGAACGGCCGCTGGATTATGAAACGGCTATGCCGGGGGAAGACACTGGAGGGTACACAACGCTTTCTCAGCCCTTCAGTCTTCGAACGACATCATCATAGTCCTTTTTTCTCCAACTCACTGCCGAATTGAGCGCGTCTCTTGGCGTTATATAACAGAAGATATAACGAAAAAGCAACTACAAAGACCGCATCGATACCGATGGCTGAAGGGCGGGGCATTGTCCTTGAAAAATGCCCGCGTTCCTGATAGCCTAGCGTAGATGGGCGCCATGGTCCGCGTCGTGGGGAGGCGGACGCTGGCGACGTGCCCGTGATCAGAAAAGGAGCGAGGTGGATCATGGCGAGATTTTTCATGGCCATTATTAACAACGACAGGAGCCTGTGCTATATCGTATTGTTCTTCATAGCGGTCTCCATTCTGTTTTCCGGTCTGTACTGCGTGGTGCTGCCGTTCCTTGAAGGGGTCCCGGCCATCGGGCACAGCATGCCGGACGCGGGACGCAATGTTCCCATAACGTACCTTGACTGCTACTATTTCAGCGCGACGACGCAGACCACCGTGGGCTACGGGGACATAGTGGCCGTCTCCAGGTTGGGGAAGGTGTGCTCCCTGGCGCAGTGCGTCTTCGGGTACTTCTATCTTGCCTTCTCGGCGGCCGTATTCGCCTGCAGAGGCATCATGAGGTCCCGGAAGTTCGAGGTCTTGCTACAGGCCTACAGAAGAGATGTAAAAGGGCTGAACGAGCACATTGCGAACAACTAGGACATATCCCGTGAGGCTGGCATGCCGCGTGGCCGTGCTGTCGGCTTCTTTCGTTCTCTTTTCGAAGCCCCTTTTGGCCTCCGGTGATGGCGGCGGCGGTCTTGTCACCAGTGTCGGCATAGCCATAATCGCCGCGACCGTAATGTCCTTCCTGGGCCACATGATGCGCCAGCCCCTTCTGCTCGCTTACATAGCCGCCGGCGTTCTGATCGGTCCCAACATCGGTCTAGGACTGGTCACCGACGCAAGCGATATCGAGACCATATCCCACATCGGCCTCATCCTGCTCCTTTTCCTCATAGGGCTTGAGATCGACATCAAGAAGCTGAAGGAGTCGGGCAGGTCTCTCGTTGTCACGGGTCTCTTTCAGTTCATCCTGTGCGTTCTGCTTGGACTCGGCTTCTTCTATCTTCTTGGTTTTACCGTCGGTGGCGGGAGATATGACCTCGTCTACCTTGCCGCGTGCTGTGCCCTGAGCAGCACGGCCATCGTCGTGAAGCTGCTGTACGGAAAGTTCGAGATAGACACCCTGGCGGGAAGGATCACGCTGGGCGTCCTCGTATTCCAGGACATCTGGGCCATCATCCTCCTCGGCATCCAGCCCAACCTCGCCAACCCAGAGATCCTCATGATCCTCTTCTCCTTTCTCAAAGGGGGCGTACTTGTCGTTTTTGCCTTTCTGCTCAGCAAGTATCTTCTTCCGCGCCTGTTCAGGAAGGTATCCAAGACCCCCGAGCTTGTCCTCGTGGCGTCCCTGGGCTGGTGTTTCTTCATATGCGGTCTTGCCGGGTATCTGGGTCTGTCCCTGGAAATGGGCGCCCTCATAGCGGGCATATCGATCTCGACATTTCCCTACAACCTCGATGTAATGGCGAGGGTCATCAACATCAGGGATTTCTTCGTGACCCTCTTCTTCGTCGCCCTGGGGATGCAGATACCGAACCCCATGGGGAGCCCCGGGGTTCTGGCAACAGCGGGCATAGCATCGGCGTTCCTGATCGTTTCGCGGTTCCTGGCCGTCTACCCCGTCCTGTATTCTCTCAGGAACGGGAACAGGGTCAGTCTTCTCACGTCCATCAACCTTTCACAGATCAGCGAGTTCTCCCTGGTCATAACCGCTCTGGGAATGAGGGCCGGCCATATCGGACAGGATGTCATGTCACTGGTCATCTTCGTCTTTGTCATAACCTCCGTTGTCTCGACCTACATGATCAACTACAGCGACGCCCTGCAGAAAGCCCTCGGTTTCGTCCTCGGCAGGGTGGGCTTCAGAGACATCGGTTTTCATGAAGAGGAAGAGCGGGAAGAGGCCGGCCGGGAGATAATGATACTGGGATTTCACCGGAACGCCAGTTCGCTGATAAGCGAGATCGTGGAGGCCGATGGCGGGGTGCTCTCCGAAGACACGAAGAACAGGATCATGGTCGTCGATTTCAACCCCGAGGTGCACTCGTCCCTCCGATCGCTCGGCATCAAGGTTGTATACGGTGACGTGGGCCACCTCGATACCCTCCATCACGCTGGTCTGGAGAAGGCAAGGCTTGTCATCTCGACGGTGCCGGACAGCATTCTCGTCGGTACGGACAACCTCACCTTCATCCGTCATATCAGGAGAATGAATCCCGGGGCACGGATCATCGTTACCGCGGAAAGCGTCCAGAGGGCGCTCAAGATGTACGCTGAAGGGGCGGATTATGTCTTCATGCCGAGGATACTCACGGCACGGCATCTTGTGACGATGATGGGGGAGATCCTGTCGGCCGATCCGGCACGTCTCGAGGAGATAGCCCGGGACGAGACGGAGGCGCTCGCCCGCCGCCATGAGATAGTCGGCTAGAAGGCCCGACACCGGACAGCGGGTAACGGATGGCAAAGGAGGGACCATGGATGCGGAGAAGCTGAACGTCGGCCTTTTCAGGCCGGAAGACGCGAAGGGGGTGGCGGACCTCTTCACCGAGGTCTACGGTGATGCCTACCCCGCAAAGATCGTTTACGACCCGGAGGGACTTGTCGAGGCTTGTGAGAGGCGTGACCAGATACCCGTTGTTGTCCGGACAGCGGACAGAAAGGTCGTCGGGTACAGTTCCCTGTTCCGCGCGGCGCCGGACAAAGGGGTTTATGAGAAAGGCAACGGTGCCGTCTCGCCCGCCTTCAGGAACGCGGGTATCATGGGCATGATCTTTCAGTATGTCGGCAGGACCGTACCAGGCATCGAGGGCGTCAAGGTCTTTTTCGGCGAGCCCGTCTGTAACCACGTGTACATCCAGAAAGCCGCTCTCGCGAACCTGCCCTTCGTCGAGACGGCCCTCGAGGTGGATCTCATGCCGGCGGCGGCGTACGTGAAGGAGAAGAGCGCGTCGGGCAGGGTGGCGACGGTTCTCATGTTCATAACCGTTGTCAGGAATCCCCATCTCGTCCATGTTCCCGAGGCATATGCCCCCTGGTTCGAGTACATCTATGCGGGCCTCGACGACAAACGTACCTTCGCACCTTCGGCGGATGGGCTCCCGGTATCGGAACGAACCCGGATCGATACACAGGTATATGACTCGGCCCGCGTTGCCCGCGTAACGGTCAATGACGCGGGACCTGATCTCCTGGGGGAGTTCGAGCGGGAAGAGAAGCGCGTCCTTGGTGAGGGGGTGGAGGTGGTCCAGGTATTCCTCAAGCTGTCGTGGCCATGGATCGGCCGGGTCACTGACCTTCTCAGAGACAGGGGATACTTCTTCGGCGGGGTCCTGCCGCAATGGTTTGGAGAAGACGGCTTCCTCATGCAGAAGACCGTTTCGACTCCCAACTGGAATGACATCCATGTCCATTCAGAAAGGGCGCAGCGGATATTGGGATTCGTGAGGTCCGATTGGGAGGCGACCGGTCGATAGAGAACGCGCCGCCACGGGCGCGATCAGTCCTCAGATCTTCCGCTTTTTCATCTTTTCAACGGATTCATGTGTCCCTATCACGATCAGCCTGTCCGAGGCCATGAGGCGTTCCTCGGGCCGCGGCATGGGTATGCGCTCATGGTCCCGCACGATGCCTATCACCGTAACCCCGTAGGCCTTGCGGAATTTCATCTCCGCCAGGCTGCGGCCGACATGGGCCGAGGCGTCGTCGACCTCGACCTCGGCGGTGGCGAACCCCCCCGGGCCGTGCCCGAACTCATCTTCCTTTGTCTCGTCGAGTATCTCCACCGCGTCCTTCAACGCGCCCGGCTCTCCCATCAGCACCAGGCGGTCGCCGGGAAAGAGCTGGAAATTCGGGTCCGGATCGAGATGGACCTTTCCGGCCCTGCTGACGGCGATGATGGATATGCCCGTGACGGCCCGGAGGTCCAGGTTCCTGATGAGCTGGCCCGCGATGACGGAGTCTTTCCTGAGGCGTATCTCCTCGACAGCCAGCGGCCAGTCGATGTCGTCGGGAAGGAGGTGCATCGCCTCCGTCAGGGAGTCGGCCGCTTCTTCGGAGGCGTCATCGAAAGGCCGGAGCACCACGTGGGCGCCTCTCGCGGTATAGACCCTGGCCTCCTCCTCGTCCATGGCCGTCAGGGCTATCCTGCCCTCGTAGTCTCTTTCCTGAAGGAGGTGAAGCAGGGTCAGGTTGAGGGACCTGTCTCGAACCGTGCTCACGACCCAGGCGGAACAATTGAGGGGCAGGTTGTCGAGGAACTCGGGGTCCCCCACGTCCCCGAACATGACGGGTATCTCCTGCGACCGCCATGCCGCGAGGGACTGGGGGTTGAAGTCCACCCCGGCAAGGCGTTTCCCGCGCCTGATGAGGTGCCGGGCAAGTCCGCTTCCATAGTTGCCAAGACCGATGAGAAGAAAATCGACGGTGGGTATGGCACAGGTCTCCGC from Syntrophorhabdus sp. includes these protein-coding regions:
- a CDS encoding cytidylate kinase-like family protein, which encodes MWENITSDKCESYIERHFGQKGKRLSGEPSKPAITISRAEGAGGLTVSSQLAGYLRAKVPDHEEWTIFDQKLVTKVLEVFNLKGRVGEYMKEDHKGTISDAVEEFIGLHPSTWTLVERTNATILRLAQIGNCILVGRGANMVTRDLPNVFHVRLVGSFERRVERAREVFGYDLKTATNYIKKKDQGRKRYLRDNFDADIDDALLYDIVINTDRVRYEEAARIIGDEVIRRFDLATPAKVAMSTISQAVF
- a CDS encoding glutamine amidotransferase; translation: MSFLLHIIKVGSTHPAIAARFGDFESWIADGLRLATVEVRVVNAEAGAELPHPAKSAGIIVTGSHSMITDDPPWSLTVEKWIPSVIRAGIPLLGICYGHQLLARAAGGEAGYHPAGKEFGTVPVHLLPSCANDPLFASLPETFPVHATHSQSVLRLPPGAIRLAGNSHEPNHAFRLHNAWGVQFHPEYTADIMRSYITGDARDLEATGVNVTDLLAAVVETPHAARVLTNFARLIEARQER
- a CDS encoding two pore domain potassium channel family protein translates to MARFFMAIINNDRSLCYIVLFFIAVSILFSGLYCVVLPFLEGVPAIGHSMPDAGRNVPITYLDCYYFSATTQTTVGYGDIVAVSRLGKVCSLAQCVFGYFYLAFSAAVFACRGIMRSRKFEVLLQAYRRDVKGLNEHIANN
- a CDS encoding sodium:proton exchanger, with amino-acid sequence MRLACRVAVLSASFVLFSKPLLASGDGGGGLVTSVGIAIIAATVMSFLGHMMRQPLLLAYIAAGVLIGPNIGLGLVTDASDIETISHIGLILLLFLIGLEIDIKKLKESGRSLVVTGLFQFILCVLLGLGFFYLLGFTVGGGRYDLVYLAACCALSSTAIVVKLLYGKFEIDTLAGRITLGVLVFQDIWAIILLGIQPNLANPEILMILFSFLKGGVLVVFAFLLSKYLLPRLFRKVSKTPELVLVASLGWCFFICGLAGYLGLSLEMGALIAGISISTFPYNLDVMARVINIRDFFVTLFFVALGMQIPNPMGSPGVLATAGIASAFLIVSRFLAVYPVLYSLRNGNRVSLLTSINLSQISEFSLVITALGMRAGHIGQDVMSLVIFVFVITSVVSTYMINYSDALQKALGFVLGRVGFRDIGFHEEEEREEAGREIMILGFHRNASSLISEIVEADGGVLSEDTKNRIMVVDFNPEVHSSLRSLGIKVVYGDVGHLDTLHHAGLEKARLVISTVPDSILVGTDNLTFIRHIRRMNPGARIIVTAESVQRALKMYAEGADYVFMPRILTARHLVTMMGEILSADPARLEEIARDETEALARRHEIVG